GGGAAGCCAACCTCGAAAGCTCGAGATCATTTCATGTTGAAACGCGAAAGACCACCACATGTCACAATTCTGTGTCTGGTGAGAGATGCAGCCGCCAGATTGCCTAGTAGTATTGGGACAAGAGCTGATGTGTGTACCTTAATAAGAGACTCGCAGTATATCGTGGAGGATGTATCGGATTCACAAGTGAATCAAGTCGTGAGTGGGGCCTTGGATCGTTTGCACTATGAGCGAGACCCTTGTGTCCAATTCGATTCAGAGAGGAAGTTGTGGGTGTATCTACAcagagacagagaagaagaagatttcgaGGATGATGGTACTTCATCCACAAAGAAATGGAAGAGACCGAAGAAGGAAGCTGCGGACCAAACAGAGGAACAAGAAGCTGCCACTGTAGCTTTCAATAGTGAAGAACAAACCGAAGTTGAAATGGGTACAGAGCCTAAGATTGTTGAGCCCACGGGTTTGGACGAGGATCAAAGTGCAGCAGACCAACTGTGTAATGAGACTGAACAAGCTGCAGAGGAGCAAGATGGTGAGAACAACACTCAGGGTAATGAGCCAACAATGTGGGAGCCTGATCCTGCTGCTGTTGTTTCGAATCCGGTAGAGGATAACACATTTATCTGCCAAGAGAACTCAGCGAATGATGATTTCGATGACGAAACATGATTGGTGATACCAGGTGCGTTTCAAACACTCTCTTTCATATTCAGATTCAATTGATCAGATCAGccatattgtaaaaaaaaaaaatcaataggtTCATTAGTCCTTCCTGACTCTTAAGTCCATTCCTGTTGTGTGATGTTATCCTTCTGATATGCCATTTGTATTTTCAGGTGAAAAGGCCATAGTATGGTTAGTTGTTTAACAGAAAGAGAAGCTTATGGATTTGTATAAAAGACATAATTGTTTGGTCCCAATAGATGTGAAAAGAGTGAAAAATCACAATCacagagctctctctctctcacacaacAAACAGGTTGAAAGAGGTTTCCTAATGTTCTCATGTCATCcatgttttttattcttatagaaaaaaaaaaaaaaaaaagttagttagTGGTGTTATTTCGATTAAACGTCagtatttgatatattataGGCATAGTAAAAAAGATTGTTTCATTAGGTTAACTTTGAAatactaaagaaaaaagaaatgctgttatatatataacaaaggtcgaccaaaaatcagaaatttttcACTACGATGATTGACGACATTCATCTAAAACTATAAAACTGTATTGGAACCATATATCAAGAAAGCATGGATGGCTGAACCTTAAAAACCATTAACCCAGGCTTTGGATTCATGCTtcaatcattttcatttttcaacatGTGTAAATATAATGAGTGGCTCTGTTTTGTGTTATCCTTTTTATcagtcatatatatacaaaacgaTACTATGGCTCTCTCtccaccaaaacaaaacatcaccAAAGAAAATGGCTTCATCACTGAATATTATACACGTGGAGCGAGTCACTCCTTCAAGCTCCGACTCGTCTGAGTCACTCACTCTCCCAGTCACTTTCTTTGACcttctctgtttcaaaataccTCCAGTCGAACGAGTCATCTTCTTTCGACTCACCGAAGCAAACCGCTCTTATTTCGACTCAGTCATCGTCCCAAACCtcaaaacctctctctcttcatccCTCTCTCACTATCTCCCACTCGCCGGCCAACTCGTCTGGAAACCACTTGATCCCAAACCCAACATCGTCTACTCACCAAACGATGCCGTTTCATTCACCGTCGCCGAGTCAAAAGCGGAGTTCTCCCGCTTAACCGGGAAAGAACCATTCTGCTCCACCGAGTTACACCCGTTAGTCCCTGAGTTACAAAACTCCGACGACTCAGCCTCGGTCATGTCGTTTCAAGTCACGCTGTTTCCAAACCAAGGGTTTTGCATCGGCGTAACCGCACACCATGCCGTTTCAGATGGGAAAACAACAACCAGTTTTCTTAAATCTTGGGCGCACATATGTAAACATCAAGGCTCATCTCTACCTCAGGATCTACTTCCGTTTTACGATCGCACGGTCATAAAAAGTCCACCAAATGGCGATATAAAAGTTTTGAACTCATGGGAGACTTTAGTCAAAACGTTCACGGGCGGTAAAGAACCAGTAAACCCCAAGAGTTTAAAGCTTCGTCCGTCGCCCGTGATTAGTCCTGAGGCAGTCCGGTACACTCTTGAGCTCACTCCCAACGATATCCAAACGCTTCGGGAGAGGCTCAAGAGAGagtcttcctcctcctcctcttccttgtCAAAGAAGCTTCGTTTGTCTACGTTTGTGATTATATATTCATATGCTTTAACATGCTTAATAAGAGCTCGAGGTGGAGATCCGAATAGACCTGTCGGGTTTGTGTTTGGTGCGGATTGTCGAAACGTAGTCATCCCGCCGATTCCATCGAGTTATTTCGGTAACTGCGTCATCCATAACAGGAGAATTCCATTAACGGCAGATACGTTTATGGGTGAAGAAGGGTTTTTGGCTTCTACGAGGTTAGTGAGCGAGTTGGTTGAGGAATTGGACGAGAGTGTGGTGTGGAAGATCCCTgattttgttgagttttttaGTAGTATTCCACAAGGAACACAGGTTGTATCTGCTACGGATTCGACCCGGTTTGGAGTATACGGGTTGGATTTTGGGTGGGGAAGACCGGAGAAAGTGATGGTTGTGTCGATTGATCGAGGCGAAGCGATTTCTTTGGCCGAGAGTAGAGATGGGAATGGTGGTGCAGAAATTGGCTTCTCCCTCAAGAAACATGAAATGGATGCTCTCATTGATTTGCTCCATAAAGGACTAAAACTTTGACCACTTATTTACAAAGAAGATATGCCAAAAAAGATTCTCACAATTTCAAAGtcatgtttgtgtgtttgtacCACTGTTTGTCACAGACTCAtccttatttttgtttctatttttgtgtgtgtttttttgttgttgtaaaatgtatttaatttgcagtgttttttttctttcaaatgtgatcatgcaaattttttttaaaatgaaattcaaCAATGATAAACTTTGAGAAATATGTGCATTGTGGCTGCATATGCTTTAACTATATAGGCGGTAATTTTCTATCAAATATAAGACTAAACCGAGAAACTTTTCGTATTTTTTCTATCTGGAACGGAATTATATCATAGATATTGTCTATTAACTTAAATAGGATCATGAACTACTCTCATGCTTTTAACTTAATAAATTCAAGATAAGCATATGATGTCATATCGTGACCATCAATTGGTTATACAAATTTCATAACAGAATGAAACACATTGAAATTAATTGTCACTACATTCATAATGAGATTTTGCTGCTTATTTTGTGAACTTCGAATTAACTGATATCTTCACCAAGGGACTCGGAGTACAACAATTTGGATATATTCTTTgcaatttttacatttttgataTACGTGAACGTTCTGGCAAGATATCTCAAAGAAGGTTTtccaaataataaaagaaaaaaaaaatggttacgtttaaacatttttataagTCACGTTTAATGCTATTGACATTGTCAGGTACTCCTCATCATATTCAACAAAAACTATACCACTAACATACTTTTGTAAGTTTACTCTCAGtttgtaaaaatacattttaaactTATGAGGTCGAATTTAACGAGCAATATAACCATCTCATGTATCTTTTTCGAAGAGCTTTTGAGAAAGCGTACATTAtactttcaatattttaaatgtatatttaGACTTATTATCACGATAGTTTCaatttgatataatatttaaacaacATATCAAAGTCAAAGCTTACCCTATTGAGAAAGCAAaccaaaagtaaataaaaaattacacttAAAGAGAGGGGTAGATAAGCCCCTAGATGCTCATACATTTTTCCTGGAATCTTTATAAATCTCGAAGGCACATATGACAGAACATGCTATGTGGTTGTATGTCGTATAAATTTACCTTGACAAAGATTCTTGCAATAATCGCATAATGGTCGATAACTTTCGGGAAAAATTTGAACCTCCAATATcccatttaatttgaaattttgatcaGGCTTCATGTATGGGTGAAGACCCAATAAACATTCAGTATGAATAGTGGTGCAACACTCATCACACCAATAGAACATTGTATCTCCTAAATCACGTTCACATACCTCACACCAATCTTTCTCACATATTTCTTTCCCAAATAGAAGTTTGAGAAAGTGTTTGTCATGTTTATACCTTGCTTTGTATGGTAAAGTAGAACATTTAAAACATACAACAAAATTGCATTTGATGCAATTTagttgtttataatattttcttttgcataCCTGACATTggagtttttcttccaaatctaAAGCTATGAATAACGGATGTTCATGACCTTTGTAATCAAATGGCTCAGAAATTGAAGCACATCTTACATCTAGATCGAAATTGCATTTCATTATCGGACACTGGTAGACAAATCCACTGCTAAGTCGTCCACAAGCATTGCAGATGAAGTAATTATCGATATATCCACTTTAAGCCTTCAATGTAAGTGGATGAGGATGTAACACATGTTGTACTCGTTGGGGAGCATTTGCACATGTTTCATGGATAATGTAGTCACACTTGATACAAGAATAGAAATTACCTTTATAGATTGGTAAAACACATACTTGGCAAACATTGTTTTCATCATAACATATATTGGCCTTGAGTCGAAGAGGGTGTtcatgaagaaaatgaagtatTACTCCATCAGAAATCATATGAAAAGGCCTAGCATCTTGTGTTATATCGACTTATTCTGGTACACCTTCAAGTTCTTTTCCATCCCATACATCTTTCCCGATAGCACATCTTGAATGGACAATATAATCACTACacttatcacatatatatgcaCAATAATCATTAAGAATACTTTGACGACAAACCCCACAAGACCAATCACCGGATCGTACAGAAGAAGCGTATGAGATACGATGGTGATGACGTGATATCTTGATGATACGAGGGAAATATAAGCAATCTTTATGAGATACAAAGTTGCATCTAGCACATATGTTGGTGGGAtcattttttcttaacaaacCACAAACGTcgcaaattaagaaaatttgtcTATGGAAAAAGGTTAGGGGGTGGTCATGACTTTTAGGCTTGTTTAAAAAGAAGGGTATTGGCTTCATCGCACATAATGGATGAATGATAACCTCACAAATAGTACAACAATAAACTAGAAATTTTGCTACTTCCCCGCAACATAAGCACTCGATGTTACGATGATTGGAAGGATAATGAAAAACTTGGAGAGAATGCTCCGGGTGGTAAGGGTGTTTGATTTTAAGTGGAGACTCGACACATTCTTTATGGTACACTTTTTCACACTAAAAACAGAAATACTCTTTTGTGCCAAAACTTGAGCTGTAGCATGCAGAACACCTACCATtggcataatttttttttattgttgcccaaaagaaaatatactgCATGATAGTCAATAGATGGATGGTTTTGAAATCTTGTAGAGAAGATGAATTCAGGGGGTGAAATAGAGGAGAAAAGTGTGTAATAGTCTATAGGTGGATGCTTTTGAAATCTTGAAATCAAGAATCTCGTAGTAGGACATAAGAAAAGAGGTTGAAGAGAGTGGTCGTGGCTCGCTGCTTGATCACCAGAGGAGGATGGGCTTGGAGTTTTTAGAATGGGATGGTGATATACCATAAACAGATTaccatctttctcttcctcatGAAATCCACCGACGGAAGCCATAGATGCATGCTCCTTAATACGATTAATAGTTTCCATTTTCCACAGTATATATGAAAACTCGAGTCCAATCATTAACGTTTATTCCGGTTATCTGaattattcttttctttgtagttgtgatttattttcttcccaCGCAAGGTAAATGTAGGACACAACAAGAATTTACTTCCCCATTAGTCACAACAActataaagaaaagaataattCAGATAACTAAGCTCGAtacagttttcattttttttcctaatattaATGGTATAATTGTATAAACGATTGTATGTCATTTCCAAATTTTCTCTAgtacaaataaataaacaataaagaatattaaataaaagctgatGTTTTTAATTCTCCAAACCAAAAAACTCCATGAATAAAAGAGTTTTTACGTGTATGCAACAATACTCTCTCTGTACAGTGTAACACTTAACCTGTCCTTCGGTTTTGTAGCACCAAGCCTCTTGATGTTTCAGTTCACCGCAGAGAGGGGGAATCTTGAATCCGACACAGCTGCCTCGTAAAGAGAAGCACGGATAAGGTGTTGCTGCTGCTTTGCATCCCCATTAGCTTGCTTCAACAATTTCTCATCTCGAAATACTCTCAGTAACTCCTCTGATGCTGGAGTTCTAAGTTCCTCGATGGATTCAATGCTCGGTATGTCGATTGGTCTTTTCCTTGGCGTTGAACATGATGGTTCATCCACCTATGGCGTCCAAAAACACACATCAGTATTGCAACTAGACTCTAAGACAACCTATAATGTCTGAAAATGTGcggttttcttggtttgtttttgtgCGAGTTGAAATCTTAAAACTTACTACATATTCATCAAGAAGACATTTCCCTGCATTCTCTGTGATCTCTACGATCTTGTGATTGTGATCACTCTTGAGCTCTACCAAATCTTCACAACATGGAATGATCATGGAGTTGACCTTTGTACATGCATCACTATCGAGTTGCAATGAATCTGAAAAAGGGGTAAACGTTCAgcaaaaaaagatgaagaaccTTTTGAATCTGTCAATTTAAGGGAGTTAGTTAGCTCTACTCACGATCAATGGAAGTAAGAAGGCTGCCATTTGCAGCATCAAAAACATCAAGAGAGGATGATACAGCGGACGAGAATTGAGAGCGTAGGTTCTCATTGGCATCCATGCCACCTCTGTTGAGAGATTGAAGTGATAAGTGACTTGTAATAAATGAGAAATGGTGGAACAAAGAGAATTGTTTATGCGGAGATCGAACCTAACGATGGAGTCAACAGAAGCCACATTGTTTCGTTCTAGACTAACTAATGATTCTTGAGCTTTCCTCCATTGATGTGCACTCATCTCAGCCTTCTCCAAGCTACAATTATCCATTTCAAAAAGTCAAGCAAATGCATGACAAAAGCTCGGCGCTTAAGATAAGATATGATGTGAAGTTTTGTAAACTGTGAGAATTTTATTTATACCAGTTTAAGAGAACTTCTTGCATAGCTTTCTTCCCACTCTCAACCGCTGAAGTGTCCTCGTGGTGGCTAGATTCTGTTTTCTCCATGTGAAGGCTCCACTCAGCTTTAATGGAAGATGTTGAATCTTGCATCGTTGACATCTCATGTTGTAGGGTGGTTGTTCTGGTGGATGTGCTCTCGCGTAGATCGTGTACAGCCATTTGGACCTAAAGATTAAAGATTTTTCTCAAAGCCGTTAATCAAATGCATTTCCTAAGAACTAACATGCATAATTGCATACGTACAAGGTTTTTCTTCCTAGCATTAGAATTTGCCAGAAGTTCTGCTACTTTCTCTAGCAATTGTCTCTCTTCATTTGCAGCACATTCCTACAAGACAGAGGAAATAGCATTAAAGCTTATGCAAGACATTTGCAGCTGAACATGTGTCAACAAGGCAAGAACCGGAATCACCTCAAACTTGTTTTCAAATTCACTCAATTTCTTGTGGTTAACTGTCTGggcttcttccacaatcccgGTTAGTTTGGTGGCATGCGTGTCTAGAGTCTTGAAGAATTCTACTGTTACTTTTGAAACTGACCTTGCTCTATCCACAGCTCGTGAGTGCGCCTGCAAATAATAATGTTTCAAAACCAACATGTCTGATAtcaatattttaacattttaaaggaTCATCGAGGATTATTAAACCTTTTGTTGCTGCTGAGAAAATGTAATAAGCTTCTCTTCCTGTTTGTTAAGGCTACTTTGGAGATCTTGCAGTAACATGTCAGCCTCTGAAGCAAAACCCTTGAAAACCTATAAGAGACAACAAAGGACGGAGATTGACTCAGAACAGAGATAACAATGGGTCTAGTGGGATAGATAAAGTACTAGACTTACATTCTCAAGTTCATGCGAATGTTTCGAAACTTCTGAGTTCAGGCTACCAAAGGTCGATTGAGAATTTCCATCTAGCTTCACAGCTATGTTATCAAGAGCTTCGATGCCAGAACCATATACAGTCTTCAGTTTTGAAAGTCTCTCACGGAGTTCTTCAGTAGCCTATACAGGAAAAAAGCAGAATGAGGCAAAAAATGGTcggtgaaaacaaaaaacaggccatagagaaagaagaaagaaaaaagaaaaaaatctagttCAAGTTATGATGTTTAACCTCAGATTTTGTCGAGACAAAGGACTCCATGTCTTCCTCCATGTGTTTAAGTTGAACCTCTTGTTGAGTAACAGAAGAAGCAACAGTCTTATGCAATAGCTCAAGCTGTTGTGTGAGCTGTGACTGAAACTTTTGGATGAGAAATCTGTTCCCGTCCTCAATTTTGTCCTTTCTTTCTGCATAACAACAGCATATATGAATCAGGGAACATCTATCAACACAAATTGAAAACTTTGGTCCATGAATAATTTACCTATTTTGGAAAACAAGTTGGAAACATCTGATGCTGCCGTTTCTAGTTCTGTCCGCAGCTGAAAGGCTC
The sequence above is drawn from the Camelina sativa cultivar DH55 chromosome 4, Cs, whole genome shotgun sequence genome and encodes:
- the LOC104780399 gene encoding phenolic glucoside malonyltransferase 1-like, with the protein product MSGSVLCYPFYQSYIYKTILWLSLHQNKTSPKKMASSLNIIHVERVTPSSSDSSESLTLPVTFFDLLCFKIPPVERVIFFRLTEANRSYFDSVIVPNLKTSLSSSLSHYLPLAGQLVWKPLDPKPNIVYSPNDAVSFTVAESKAEFSRLTGKEPFCSTELHPLVPELQNSDDSASVMSFQVTLFPNQGFCIGVTAHHAVSDGKTTTSFLKSWAHICKHQGSSLPQDLLPFYDRTVIKSPPNGDIKVLNSWETLVKTFTGGKEPVNPKSLKLRPSPVISPEAVRYTLELTPNDIQTLRERLKRESSSSSSSLSKKLRLSTFVIIYSYALTCLIRARGGDPNRPVGFVFGADCRNVVIPPIPSSYFGNCVIHNRRIPLTADTFMGEEGFLASTRLVSELVEELDESVVWKIPDFVEFFSSIPQGTQVVSATDSTRFGVYGLDFGWGRPEKVMVVSIDRGEAISLAESRDGNGGAEIGFSLKKHEMDALIDLLHKGLKL